A single region of the Acidobacteriota bacterium genome encodes:
- a CDS encoding GNAT family N-acetyltransferase, producing MTETASLLSGDAESPAIPSPEALPEGRIEAGSYRLRFARTAADIDRLLALRFKVFNLELGEGLDDSFATGRDTDDFDSSCHHMLVERTDGTMIGTYRMQTAAMAARGIGFYSATEYDLDALPGGVLDQSVEIGRACIHRRHRKRTVLFLLWQGLARYIVHNRLRYLFGCCSLTSQDQAAGIRLYRQLVGAGKVRPDLDVPVLEHARCEAPSEIVEEGPKVEIPPLFATYLRYGALVCSRPAIDRDFKTIDYLVLMDTATLSRRIRLIFGLGEVPPPASATPAAT from the coding sequence ATGACCGAAACGGCCAGCCTTCTCTCCGGGGACGCCGAGTCCCCGGCCATCCCCAGCCCCGAAGCCTTGCCTGAGGGTCGAATCGAGGCAGGCAGCTACCGGCTCCGCTTCGCCCGCACCGCCGCCGACATCGACCGGCTGCTGGCGCTGCGCTTCAAGGTCTTCAACCTGGAACTCGGCGAGGGCCTCGACGACTCCTTCGCCACCGGCCGCGACACGGACGACTTCGACTCGAGTTGCCACCACATGCTGGTCGAACGGACGGACGGCACCATGATCGGCACGTACCGGATGCAGACGGCCGCCATGGCGGCTCGCGGCATCGGCTTCTACTCGGCCACCGAGTACGACCTGGACGCCCTGCCCGGAGGCGTACTCGACCAGTCGGTCGAGATCGGCCGCGCCTGCATCCACCGCCGGCACCGGAAACGGACCGTTCTGTTCCTGCTCTGGCAGGGCCTGGCCCGCTACATAGTCCACAACCGGCTGCGCTACCTGTTCGGTTGCTGCTCCCTGACCAGCCAGGATCAGGCGGCCGGCATCCGGCTCTACCGGCAGCTCGTCGGGGCGGGCAAGGTCCGGCCCGACCTCGACGTACCGGTCCTCGAGCATGCCCGCTGCGAGGCGCCGTCCGAGATCGTCGAGGAAGGTCCGAAGGTCGAGATACCGCCCCTCTTCGCGACCTACCTGCGCTACGGCGCCCTGGTCTGCAGCCGGCCGGCCATCGACCGCGACTTCAAGACGATCGACTACCTGGTCCTGATGGACACGGCCACCCTCAGCCGGCGCATCCGGCTGATCTTCGGACTCGGCGAAGTCCCGCCGCCGGCTTCGGCGACACCGGCCGCCACGTAG
- a CDS encoding phasin family protein, with protein sequence MTAASATETRDSDSKPRSVVESAVETAHKVALAGAGVAGEAADVGAKVFDRLVARGEKVESQGRESLGNWRDKAEEKVQQVRSAAEKGIEQTRAKARTGIDEHLERRLETLGVPGKADLEAVVERLSAIEARLDALEKPKPRRRAVKKKAPAKTG encoded by the coding sequence ATGACAGCAGCATCCGCGACGGAAACCAGGGATAGCGACTCGAAACCGCGGTCGGTGGTCGAGTCCGCCGTTGAAACGGCCCACAAGGTGGCGCTGGCCGGCGCCGGCGTAGCAGGCGAGGCGGCAGATGTGGGCGCCAAGGTCTTCGACCGGCTGGTCGCGCGCGGCGAGAAGGTCGAGAGCCAGGGGCGGGAGTCCCTGGGCAACTGGCGGGACAAGGCCGAGGAGAAGGTTCAGCAGGTGCGATCCGCGGCCGAGAAGGGGATCGAACAGACCCGAGCCAAGGCGCGGACGGGAATCGATGAGCACCTGGAGCGCCGGCTCGAGACCCTCGGCGTCCCCGGCAAGGCGGACCTGGAGGCCGTCGTCGAACGGCTGAGCGCGATCGAGGCGCGGCTCGACGCGCTGGAGAAGCCGAAGCCGCGGCGGCGGGCGGTGAAGAAGAAGGCGCCCGCGAAGACCGGGTAG
- a CDS encoding pectin acetylesterase-family hydrolase codes for MKNRPSATAIVTAALLALAAIACAPAEEAPEPVDLEAPLADLAEGWNTITPGGSTTCSDGSPFRFFVRKADPTQLVFYLQGGGGCWNAQTCDPQGRPTYTMTAIEEMRSPSGTEPEEGAAHGIAAFNHPENPFADHSFVFVPYCTGDVHIGDRDTAYEVPATEEEPARQVTIHHRGYTNGRAALDWTYEHFLGPETVFITGSSAGSIPSPVYARHFAENYPDARVTALGDGAGGYRNLTDSRPHESWGTLAALSHFENMNEVDSDSFSFEALYIQAAKAHPEAMFTRYDTAEDDVQIQFLEIAGTDVSGGLQPLLDANEADIDAALEGQDNYRSYIAAGELHTIMLRPQFYTYESDGVKIRDWVASLAAGEAVDDVHCGDCTGSPEPAAMEAGEATGP; via the coding sequence GTGAAGAACCGACCCTCCGCCACCGCCATCGTCACCGCCGCCCTCCTCGCGCTGGCCGCAATCGCCTGCGCGCCGGCCGAGGAAGCCCCGGAACCGGTCGACCTCGAGGCGCCCCTCGCCGATCTCGCCGAAGGCTGGAACACGATCACTCCGGGCGGGAGCACGACCTGCTCCGACGGCTCGCCCTTCCGGTTCTTCGTCCGCAAGGCCGATCCGACCCAGCTCGTGTTCTACCTCCAGGGCGGGGGCGGCTGCTGGAACGCTCAGACCTGCGACCCGCAGGGCCGGCCGACCTACACGATGACCGCCATCGAGGAGATGCGCTCTCCGAGCGGCACGGAACCCGAGGAAGGCGCGGCCCACGGCATCGCCGCCTTCAACCACCCCGAGAATCCGTTCGCCGACCACAGCTTCGTGTTCGTGCCCTACTGCACCGGCGATGTCCACATCGGCGACCGGGACACGGCCTACGAAGTCCCGGCGACCGAGGAGGAACCGGCCCGCCAGGTGACGATTCACCACCGCGGCTACACGAACGGCCGGGCGGCTCTCGACTGGACCTACGAGCACTTCCTGGGCCCCGAGACCGTCTTCATCACCGGTTCGAGTGCCGGTTCGATTCCCTCGCCGGTCTACGCCCGCCACTTCGCGGAGAACTATCCCGACGCCCGCGTGACCGCCCTCGGCGACGGCGCCGGCGGCTATCGCAACCTCACCGACAGCAGGCCGCACGAATCCTGGGGAACCCTGGCCGCTCTCTCCCACTTCGAGAACATGAACGAGGTTGACAGCGACAGCTTCTCGTTCGAGGCGCTGTACATCCAGGCCGCCAAGGCCCACCCCGAGGCGATGTTCACGCGCTACGACACCGCGGAAGACGACGTCCAGATTCAGTTCCTGGAGATCGCCGGCACCGATGTCAGTGGCGGTCTGCAGCCGCTGCTCGACGCGAACGAGGCCGACATCGACGCGGCGCTCGAGGGCCAGGACAACTACCGGAGCTACATCGCGGCGGGCGAGTTGCACACGATCATGCTGCGGCCCCAGTTCTACACGTACGAGTCGGACGGCGTGAAGATCCGTGACTGGGTCGCGTCGCTCGCCGCCGGCGAAGCGGTCGACGACGTCCACTGCGGCGACTGCACCGGTTCACCGGAGCCAGCTGCCATGGAGGCCGGCGAAGCGACCGGGCCCTAG
- a CDS encoding amidohydrolase family protein: MPVTYRSNASISVASPTSFLLASLLLVAALPAAAQDMTVEAYEPRSTLKVPGGPVTRAKFPFVDAHGHLRGGDPARIDQMVKEMDKMNMAVFVNLSGGSGEGLKANLAATKGRYPNRFVVYANVDFSGIGEPGWGEAAAAQLEADFHAGAQGLKIYKNLSMFQTDVDGNRVAADDRRIDPVWAMAGELGIPVLIHVGEPSPFWDPWDEHNERWLELKQFPNRRRDDATRFAPFDQTMEEQHNLFRNHPNTTFINAHLGWFGNDLGRLGKLLDELPNVYTELGAVLAELGRQPITGAAFMEKYQDRVLMGKDSWDPIDGYHVYFRVLETRDEYFDYYRKRHAHWKMYGLGLSDEVLEKVYFRNALKIIPGLDRSLFPD, translated from the coding sequence ATGCCGGTCACATATCGCTCGAACGCGTCGATTTCGGTCGCTAGTCCGACTTCGTTTCTGCTCGCCTCCCTCTTGCTCGTGGCGGCGCTGCCGGCCGCCGCTCAGGACATGACCGTGGAGGCCTACGAGCCGCGTTCGACGCTCAAGGTGCCGGGCGGTCCGGTGACGCGCGCGAAGTTCCCCTTCGTCGACGCTCACGGCCACCTGCGGGGCGGCGATCCGGCCCGGATCGACCAGATGGTCAAGGAAATGGACAAGATGAACATGGCCGTGTTCGTCAACCTGAGCGGCGGCTCGGGCGAGGGTCTCAAGGCGAACCTCGCCGCGACGAAGGGCCGCTACCCGAACCGGTTCGTCGTCTACGCGAACGTCGACTTCTCCGGCATCGGCGAGCCGGGCTGGGGCGAGGCGGCCGCGGCGCAGCTCGAGGCGGACTTTCATGCCGGCGCGCAGGGGCTCAAGATCTACAAGAACCTCAGCATGTTCCAGACCGACGTCGACGGCAACCGGGTGGCGGCCGACGATCGGCGCATCGACCCGGTGTGGGCGATGGCGGGCGAGCTCGGCATCCCCGTCCTGATCCACGTCGGCGAGCCGTCGCCGTTCTGGGACCCGTGGGACGAGCACAACGAGCGCTGGCTGGAACTCAAGCAGTTCCCGAACCGGCGCCGCGACGACGCGACCCGTTTCGCCCCGTTCGACCAGACGATGGAGGAGCAGCACAACCTGTTCCGCAATCACCCGAACACGACGTTCATCAACGCCCATCTCGGCTGGTTCGGCAACGACCTGGGACGGCTCGGCAAGCTGCTCGACGAACTGCCGAACGTCTACACGGAGCTCGGCGCGGTTCTCGCCGAACTCGGCCGCCAGCCGATAACGGGCGCGGCCTTCATGGAGAAGTACCAGGACCGCGTCCTGATGGGCAAGGACTCTTGGGATCCGATCGACGGGTACCACGTCTACTTCCGCGTGCTGGAGACGCGGGACGAGTACTTCGACTACTACCGCAAGCGCCACGCCCACTGGAAGATGTACGGGCTCGGCCTGTCGGACGAGGTACTCGAGAAGGTCTACTTCCGCAACGCGCTGAAGATCATCCCCGGCCTCGACCGGAGCCTCTTCCCGGACTAG
- a CDS encoding lysophospholipid acyltransferase family protein, producing MSGPSPHFPKRTARLWRLVWRGPALLLLTLAAWLPLFVLKPFLAPRRYPAWRNLRAGIMRHWGHSCLAVLGCKVTARGASPAAPCLLVSNHISYVDILVLAAHSPARFVAKAEVADWPLAGTVCRTVDIIFVDRGRRRDVTRVGDQIAGALEAGDPVILFPEGTSTPGDAVATLKPSLLAPAAVQELPVHWAVLRYETPPDEDPAYLSVAWWGDMPMTPHAPELLKLRRIDAELEFGAEPLRSADRKELAGRLRRRMTAVFRPMVSSEEAAASTGDRRFP from the coding sequence GTGTCCGGTCCCAGCCCCCACTTCCCCAAGCGCACCGCGCGGCTGTGGCGGCTGGTCTGGCGGGGCCCGGCCCTGCTCCTGCTCACCCTGGCCGCGTGGTTGCCGCTGTTCGTCCTGAAACCGTTTCTCGCACCCCGCCGTTACCCGGCCTGGCGCAACCTGCGCGCAGGCATCATGCGCCACTGGGGCCACTCGTGCCTGGCCGTACTCGGCTGCAAGGTCACGGCCCGGGGCGCGTCTCCCGCCGCGCCCTGCCTGCTGGTCTCGAACCACATCTCCTACGTCGACATCCTGGTCCTCGCCGCGCACTCGCCCGCTCGCTTCGTCGCCAAGGCCGAGGTCGCGGACTGGCCCCTGGCCGGAACCGTGTGCCGGACGGTCGACATCATCTTCGTGGACCGAGGCCGGCGGCGCGACGTCACGCGGGTCGGCGATCAGATCGCCGGGGCCCTGGAGGCGGGCGATCCGGTCATCCTCTTCCCTGAGGGCACGTCGACCCCCGGCGACGCGGTGGCGACCCTCAAACCCTCGCTGCTGGCGCCCGCCGCCGTCCAGGAACTCCCGGTCCACTGGGCCGTCCTGCGCTACGAGACCCCGCCTGACGAGGATCCCGCCTACCTGAGTGTCGCCTGGTGGGGCGACATGCCGATGACGCCTCACGCGCCCGAGCTGCTCAAACTTCGTCGGATCGATGCCGAGCTCGAGTTCGGAGCAGAGCCGCTACGGAGCGCCGACCGCAAGGAACTCGCAGGCCGGCTGCGGCGCCGGATGACGGCTGTGTTCAGGCCCATGGTCTCGAGTGAGGAAGCAGCGGCATCGACCGGCGACCGCCGCTTCCCATGA
- the ccsA gene encoding cytochrome c biogenesis protein CcsA: protein MTTATSKRAWAWEHWFGLVGLALLVAGVYLGLFVAPRERFMGDVYRILYVHVPLQWNALVCFCGAGFVGAAWLWKRKAWIDGMLVGVIEVGVVLETAGLLSGIVWAKPTWGVYWAWDPRLTFTFVMWLTFLGVLALRRFAEEHRRAPWTAAASIVASVNAPLVYFSVNWWRSIHQMQSSPETVHTTMILPLRLNAIALFLVCVWFVARRARLSLARRQAEATAPPPRIEPVRGGA from the coding sequence ATGACGACCGCGACCTCCAAGCGCGCCTGGGCCTGGGAGCACTGGTTCGGACTCGTCGGTCTGGCCTTGCTCGTGGCGGGCGTCTACCTCGGCCTCTTCGTGGCGCCCAGGGAGCGCTTCATGGGCGACGTCTACCGCATCCTCTACGTTCACGTGCCGCTGCAGTGGAACGCGCTGGTCTGCTTTTGCGGTGCCGGCTTCGTGGGCGCCGCCTGGCTGTGGAAACGCAAGGCCTGGATCGACGGCATGCTCGTCGGCGTGATCGAGGTGGGCGTCGTCCTCGAGACGGCGGGGCTGCTCTCAGGGATCGTCTGGGCCAAGCCGACATGGGGGGTCTACTGGGCCTGGGATCCACGGCTGACCTTCACGTTCGTCATGTGGTTGACCTTCCTCGGCGTACTGGCGTTGCGCCGCTTCGCCGAAGAGCACCGGCGCGCGCCCTGGACGGCGGCGGCGAGCATCGTCGCTTCGGTCAACGCGCCTCTCGTCTACTTCTCGGTCAACTGGTGGCGGAGCATCCACCAGATGCAGTCGTCGCCGGAGACGGTGCATACGACGATGATCCTGCCGCTCAGGCTCAACGCGATCGCCTTATTCCTCGTTTGCGTCTGGTTCGTGGCGCGCCGCGCCCGGCTCTCTCTGGCGCGGCGGCAGGCCGAGGCGACCGCGCCGCCACCACGCATCGAGCCGGTACGGGGCGGAGCCTGA
- a CDS encoding ferric reductase-like transmembrane domain-containing protein translates to MSAEYQAVLWNRNKKLYDLTIAVGVVIFLGLFVGIGISIRPQATIETLLIRGFGAGALLVLHVVLAIGPLCRLDPRFLPLLYNRRHLGVCAFLLALAHGGFSIVQFHGLGVFNPLVSVLASNGNYDSLTQFPFQALGLAALVILFLLAATSHDFWLANLTAPVWKSLHMLVYVAYGLILVHVALGSLQAPERPPVLAILLGIGFVGIASLHLVAGWRERAPTPAAAAEGSTVDVCAIADIPLDRALIFLLSGERVAVFRYRADGGERIAAVSNVCQHQNGPLGEGRVIDGCITCPWHGYQYRPEDGCSPPPFTETIPTFNVRVADGRVLVDPRPNPPGTRVEPARIDAAAGAGEPA, encoded by the coding sequence GTGAGCGCGGAGTACCAGGCGGTCCTCTGGAACCGCAACAAGAAGCTCTACGACCTGACGATCGCCGTGGGCGTGGTGATCTTCCTGGGCCTTTTCGTGGGCATCGGCATCTCGATCCGGCCACAGGCGACGATCGAGACCCTCCTGATCCGCGGTTTCGGCGCCGGCGCCCTGCTGGTGCTTCACGTCGTGCTCGCCATCGGACCGCTTTGCCGGCTCGACCCGCGGTTCCTGCCCCTGCTCTACAACCGCCGGCACCTCGGCGTTTGCGCGTTCCTGCTGGCTCTCGCCCACGGCGGGTTCTCGATCGTCCAGTTCCACGGCCTCGGGGTCTTCAATCCACTGGTCAGCGTGCTGGCGAGCAACGGAAACTACGACAGCCTGACCCAGTTCCCGTTCCAGGCGCTCGGCCTGGCGGCGCTCGTCATCCTGTTCCTGCTGGCGGCGACCTCGCACGACTTCTGGCTCGCGAACCTGACCGCGCCGGTCTGGAAGTCGCTCCACATGCTGGTCTACGTCGCGTACGGACTGATCCTCGTGCACGTCGCGCTGGGCAGCCTGCAGGCCCCGGAGCGACCGCCGGTGCTGGCCATTCTGCTGGGAATCGGCTTCGTCGGCATCGCCTCGTTGCACCTCGTAGCCGGCTGGCGCGAACGCGCTCCGACGCCGGCCGCCGCGGCGGAGGGCTCCACGGTCGACGTCTGCGCCATCGCCGACATTCCACTCGACCGGGCGCTGATCTTCCTCCTCAGCGGTGAGCGAGTAGCCGTGTTCCGCTATCGCGCCGACGGCGGCGAGCGGATCGCGGCCGTCTCCAACGTCTGCCAGCACCAGAACGGCCCGCTGGGCGAAGGCCGGGTCATCGACGGCTGCATCACCTGCCCCTGGCACGGCTACCAGTACCGTCCCGAGGACGGCTGCTCGCCGCCGCCGTTCACCGAGACGATTCCGACTTTCAACGTCCGTGTCGCGGACGGTCGGGTGCTGGTTGATCCCCGACCGAACCCGCCTGGAACCCGCGTCGAACCGGCCCGGATCGACGCTGCGGCCGGCGCCGGAGAACCTGCGTGA
- a CDS encoding TIGR03620 family F420-dependent LLM class oxidoreductase, with protein MADSTNILGRLGVWTGLDGFSASQAAEFAAAIEAQGYGALWTPEAIGRDPFALVAYLGARTERITHATGIANIYARDAMTTKAVHKTLSEMLPGRFVLGLGVSHPHLVTHLRGHEYKPPVPKMREYLEAVGKAFYRGPEPEQEAPIVIAALRPLMLKLAATGADGAHPYLVTPEHTRRAREIMGDGPLLCPEQKVILTTDAEAARKIGRANLYVYLRAPNYQNSLLELGYTEDDWQEFQASDRLVDALVAWGTEDQIRERIQAHWDAGADHVCIQAFRPDGKPGADLDALATLAPGR; from the coding sequence ATGGCGGATTCCACAAACATCCTCGGCAGGCTGGGCGTATGGACCGGTCTCGACGGTTTCTCGGCGTCCCAAGCGGCCGAGTTCGCGGCCGCCATCGAAGCCCAGGGTTATGGCGCGCTGTGGACTCCCGAGGCGATCGGCCGCGACCCGTTCGCTCTAGTCGCCTACCTTGGCGCCCGCACCGAGCGAATCACCCACGCGACGGGCATCGCGAACATCTACGCCCGTGACGCGATGACGACGAAGGCGGTCCACAAGACGCTGTCCGAGATGCTGCCGGGCCGCTTCGTCCTCGGCCTCGGCGTCTCCCACCCGCACCTGGTCACCCACCTGCGCGGACACGAGTACAAGCCGCCGGTGCCGAAGATGCGCGAGTACCTCGAGGCGGTCGGCAAGGCCTTCTACCGCGGCCCCGAACCCGAACAGGAAGCGCCGATCGTGATCGCCGCGCTGCGGCCGCTGATGCTGAAGCTCGCCGCCACTGGCGCCGACGGCGCCCATCCCTACCTGGTGACGCCCGAGCACACGCGAAGGGCCCGCGAGATCATGGGCGACGGGCCGCTCCTCTGCCCCGAGCAGAAGGTGATCCTGACCACGGACGCCGAGGCGGCCCGCAAGATCGGCCGCGCCAACCTCTACGTCTACCTGCGAGCCCCGAACTACCAGAACAGCCTGCTCGAACTGGGCTACACCGAGGACGACTGGCAGGAGTTCCAGGCCAGCGACCGCCTGGTCGACGCCCTGGTCGCCTGGGGCACGGAAGATCAGATCCGTGAACGCATCCAGGCCCACTGGGACGCCGGCGCCGATCACGTCTGCATCCAGGCCTTCCGCCCCGACGGCAAGCCCGGAGCGGACCTCGACGCCCTGGCGACCCTAGCCCCGGGCCGCTAG
- a CDS encoding phytanoyl-CoA dioxygenase family protein: MDIERAARRVREDGYTVEPGFLSEEMLERLRRDLAPVFDEIGSRMTDDYGQQTIHTHNLLAKTRAVDELLMDDRLLGLVEAVLGPDYQVSGVAAMRPGPGDRPQRMHQDDGHYPLARPHFPLIANTLIALDPFTAENGATEIVPGSHRSADPVDPDVPTVTVEMPAGALFLWDGAVWHRGGGNSTENGYRRSLNFNFNLAWLKQRENQFVGVPWDVVVEMPEKLQALIGYKLTNRGLGTVDYRNPIETVKRRLRRIR; this comes from the coding sequence ATGGACATCGAGAGAGCAGCACGCCGCGTTCGTGAAGACGGCTACACGGTCGAGCCCGGCTTTCTGAGCGAAGAGATGCTGGAGCGGCTGCGCCGCGATCTTGCCCCCGTCTTCGACGAGATCGGCAGTCGCATGACGGACGACTACGGCCAGCAGACGATCCACACGCACAACCTGCTGGCCAAGACGCGGGCCGTGGACGAACTCCTGATGGACGACCGTCTGCTGGGGCTGGTGGAGGCGGTGCTCGGCCCGGACTACCAGGTCTCGGGCGTCGCCGCGATGCGGCCGGGGCCTGGCGATCGTCCCCAGCGGATGCATCAGGACGATGGCCACTATCCGCTTGCGCGTCCGCACTTCCCCCTGATCGCCAACACGCTGATCGCGCTCGATCCATTCACGGCGGAGAACGGCGCCACGGAGATCGTTCCCGGCAGTCACCGCTCGGCCGATCCGGTCGACCCGGACGTGCCGACCGTGACGGTGGAGATGCCTGCCGGGGCCCTGTTCCTGTGGGACGGCGCCGTCTGGCACCGGGGCGGCGGGAACTCGACAGAGAACGGGTATCGACGCTCCCTCAACTTCAACTTCAACCTGGCGTGGCTCAAGCAGCGGGAGAACCAGTTCGTCGGCGTGCCGTGGGACGTCGTGGTGGAAATGCCCGAGAAGCTGCAGGCGTTGATCGGTTACAAGCTGACCAACCGCGGTCTGGGCACGGTGGACTACCGCAACCCCATCGAGACTGTGAAGCGACGGCTAAGGAGAATCAGATGA
- a CDS encoding alpha/beta fold hydrolase: protein MTPPRRRRPWLRIALVAYAAALLASTAVRVAVPEPPRPEHRNAMDIPAPSGGGTLRIAWKETQGGDEAGLPLVLLHGSPGSADNFSQLQAIWILKALAEQARNTGQSNEVEDAAERDADLAAPNSQVDTDEERSVVRIYLRIPDRGRRTITPDLPGFGASDHRVADYSSRGHADSTLKLLDRLDVERFHALGFSMGGAVALHLSDQAPDRVASLILMSSIGVQELELLGDYRVNHGLHGLQLGLFWGVRNLVPHFGALDMAVARSYARNFYDTDQRPLRGILESLEAPVFIIHGAQDPLVPAAAAREHHRIVPHSELWMRPDSHFFLFRGGEHLADRIEDFLSRVEAGEASTRADAEPERLRRAALPFDDLDLPPFTGPALLIVFLLLVFAAYASEDLTCITAGLLVAQGRLDFPVAVAACYVGILSSDLGIAWLARVLGRPALRLPPFKWWVSEARFAEASAWLRRRALAVVLVSRFLPGTRLPTCLAAGILRTSLLRFCFYFALAVAIWTPAFVGVNALLGREAVERFGGRLPGGLLGAALALALVIFTVRSVVVPLFTWRGRRIWRGRLLRIRHWEFWPMWAFYPPLALYILWQGLRRRSLTAFTAINPAMPLGGLLGESKSDILDDLAGIGEALPAWRRLPPGRREERVAALHRFLEDENLDYPVVLKPDTGERGRGVAVARSDAKAATFFEVTPGPALAQEYVAGEEYGVFWARHPGRRDGHVFSITHKVRPAVTGDGTRTLERLILDDPRAVAIAHIYRREQPEAATHVPAAAERVELTQVGAHSRGTIFLDANDLRTPALEQAMNEICAAYDGFDFGRFDVRVPSAEALRRGEGLRVLEVNGVTSEATHMYDPRYGFFAAHAILRRQWRLAFDLAEDRIRAGAEPATVPEILHAVRVERRARRKSTT from the coding sequence ATGACGCCCCCCAGGAGGCGCCGGCCCTGGCTCCGGATCGCGCTCGTCGCCTATGCCGCCGCGCTGCTCGCGTCGACCGCCGTTCGCGTCGCGGTGCCCGAACCTCCGCGTCCCGAGCACCGGAACGCGATGGACATTCCCGCGCCGAGCGGCGGAGGCACGCTAAGGATCGCCTGGAAAGAGACGCAGGGTGGCGACGAGGCCGGACTGCCGCTCGTGCTACTCCACGGTTCTCCCGGAAGTGCCGACAACTTCAGCCAACTCCAGGCGATCTGGATACTGAAGGCACTGGCCGAGCAGGCTCGCAACACGGGCCAGAGCAACGAGGTGGAAGACGCCGCAGAACGAGACGCAGACCTTGCAGCGCCGAACTCGCAGGTCGACACCGACGAGGAACGAAGCGTCGTCCGGATCTACCTCAGAATCCCGGACCGTGGCCGGCGGACCATTACGCCCGACCTGCCAGGCTTCGGCGCCTCCGACCATCGCGTCGCCGACTACTCCTCCCGCGGTCACGCCGACTCCACGCTCAAGCTGCTCGATCGGCTGGACGTCGAACGGTTCCACGCCCTCGGCTTCAGCATGGGGGGTGCGGTCGCGCTCCATCTCTCCGACCAGGCGCCCGACCGGGTGGCCTCCCTCATCCTGATGTCCTCGATCGGCGTCCAGGAACTCGAGCTCCTCGGCGACTACCGGGTCAACCACGGGCTCCACGGTCTGCAGCTAGGCCTGTTCTGGGGAGTTCGAAACCTCGTTCCCCACTTCGGCGCCCTGGACATGGCCGTCGCCCGCTCCTACGCCCGCAACTTCTACGACACGGATCAGCGGCCGCTGCGCGGCATCCTGGAGTCCCTCGAGGCGCCGGTCTTCATCATCCACGGCGCGCAGGATCCGCTGGTGCCGGCCGCCGCGGCGCGGGAGCACCACCGGATCGTGCCGCACAGCGAGCTTTGGATGCGACCGGACAGCCACTTCTTCCTGTTCCGCGGCGGCGAGCACCTGGCGGACCGCATCGAGGACTTCCTCAGCCGGGTCGAGGCCGGCGAGGCGTCGACCCGCGCCGATGCCGAACCGGAACGGCTGCGGCGAGCGGCGCTGCCGTTCGACGACCTGGACCTACCGCCCTTCACCGGGCCCGCCCTGCTGATCGTCTTCCTGCTCCTCGTGTTCGCCGCGTACGCCAGCGAGGACCTGACCTGCATCACGGCAGGCCTGCTCGTGGCCCAGGGTCGGCTCGACTTCCCGGTCGCCGTCGCCGCCTGCTACGTCGGCATCCTGAGCAGCGACCTCGGCATCGCCTGGCTGGCGCGTGTCCTCGGCCGGCCGGCTCTCAGGCTGCCACCCTTCAAGTGGTGGGTCAGCGAAGCCAGGTTCGCAGAAGCCTCCGCCTGGCTGCGGCGCCGAGCGCTGGCGGTCGTCCTGGTAAGCCGCTTCCTGCCCGGAACGCGGCTTCCGACCTGCCTCGCCGCCGGCATCCTGCGCACGAGTCTGCTCCGCTTCTGCTTCTACTTCGCGCTCGCCGTGGCGATCTGGACCCCCGCCTTCGTCGGCGTCAACGCGCTCCTGGGACGCGAGGCGGTCGAACGCTTCGGCGGCCGCCTGCCGGGGGGCCTTCTCGGCGCCGCGCTGGCTCTGGCCCTCGTCATCTTCACCGTCCGCAGCGTGGTCGTACCGCTCTTCACCTGGCGCGGGCGCCGCATCTGGCGCGGCCGGCTGCTGCGCATCCGCCACTGGGAGTTCTGGCCGATGTGGGCGTTCTATCCGCCGCTCGCGCTCTACATCCTCTGGCAGGGCCTGCGGCGCCGCAGCCTGACGGCGTTCACCGCGATCAACCCCGCCATGCCGCTCGGCGGCCTGCTGGGCGAGTCGAAGAGCGACATCCTCGACGACCTGGCCGGCATCGGCGAGGCGCTGCCCGCCTGGAGGCGCCTGCCGCCCGGCCGCCGGGAGGAACGCGTCGCGGCTCTACACCGGTTCCTGGAGGACGAGAACCTCGACTACCCGGTCGTGCTCAAGCCGGACACCGGCGAGCGCGGACGCGGCGTCGCCGTGGCGCGCTCCGACGCTAAAGCGGCGACGTTCTTCGAAGTCACGCCCGGGCCCGCGCTCGCGCAGGAGTACGTGGCGGGCGAGGAGTACGGAGTGTTCTGGGCCCGCCATCCAGGCCGACGTGACGGGCACGTCTTCTCGATCACCCACAAGGTACGGCCCGCCGTGACCGGCGACGGAACCAGGACCCTCGAACGGCTGATCCTCGACGACCCGCGCGCCGTCGCCATCGCGCACATCTACCGGCGCGAACAACCCGAAGCGGCGACGCACGTCCCCGCGGCCGCCGAGAGAGTCGAACTGACCCAGGTCGGCGCCCACTCGCGCGGAACGATCTTCCTGGACGCCAACGACCTGCGCACGCCGGCACTGGAACAGGCGATGAACGAGATCTGCGCCGCCTACGACGGCTTCGACTTCGGCCGCTTCGACGTGCGCGTCCCGAGCGCCGAGGCCCTCCGCCGCGGCGAAGGTCTCCGTGTGCTGGAAGTGAACGGCGTGACCTCAGAGGCCACCCACATGTACGACCCCCGCTACGGCTTCTTCGCCGCCCATGCGATCCTGCGGCGGCAGTGGAGGTTGGCCTTCGACCTCGCCGAAGACCGCATCCGCGCCGGCGCCGAACCGGCCACTGTGCCCGAGATTCTCCACGCCGTGCGGGTGGAGCGACGAGCCCGCCGCAAGAGCACGACATAG